In Choloepus didactylus isolate mChoDid1 chromosome X, mChoDid1.pri, whole genome shotgun sequence, a genomic segment contains:
- the LOC119523367 gene encoding melanoma-associated antigen B18-like, with protein sequence MPRGQKSKLRAREKHNKARSENQGLGGAQATSAVEEEAPSSTRHPLGEIQPNLPATGTPDTPEVPQSAQFATTTDAAVSSTNSEEGASGECEESSNSSQATKGSCKDPLNKKVVSLVQFLLKKYQNKELITKADMLKYVMKKDKNHFHEILKRASEHMELAFGVDLKEVDPIRHCYALVSKLDLSVEGGLSDEENMPKTGLLMIVLGVIFMKGNCAPEEEIWEVLNMMGVYAERRHFIYGDPKKVITEDLVQLKYLEYRQVLNSDPPRYEFLWGPRSHAETSKMKILEFLAKVHDTVPSAFPSRYEEALRDEEERT encoded by the coding sequence ATGCCTCGCGGTCAGAAGAGTAAGCTCCGTGCCCGTGAGAAACACAACAAGGCCCGAAGTGAGAACCAGGGTCTGGGAGGTGCTCAGGCCACTTCAGCAGTGGAAGAAGAGGCCCCCTCCTCCACCCGTCATCCTTTGGGGGAAATACAGCCGAATTTGCCTGCTACTGGGACACCTGACACTCCTGAAGTGCCTCAGAGTGCCCAGTTTGCCACCACTACTGATGCAGCTGTTTCAAGCACAAATTCAGAAGAAGGTGCCAGCGGCGAATGTGAGGAAAGTTCCAACTCTTCACAGGCCACCAAGGGTTCATGCAAAGACCCTTTAAACAAGAAGGTGGTTTCATTGGTGCAGTTCCTGCTGAAGAAGTATCAAAATAAGGAGCTGATTACAAAAGCAGACATGCTGAAGTATGTTATGAAGAAGGACAAGAATCACTTCCATGAGATCCTCAAGAGAGCCTCTGAGCACATGGAGCTAGCCTTCGGTGTCGACCTGAAAGAAGTTGATCCCATCAGGCACTGCTATGCCCTTGTCAGCAAATTAGACCTCTCCGTCGAAGGAGGGCTGAGTGATGAAGAGAACATGCCCAAGACCGGCCTCCTGATGATTGTGCTAGGCGTGATCTTCATGAAAGGCAACTGTGCCCCCGAGGAGGAGATTTGGGAAGTGCTGAATATGATGGGCGTATATGCTGAGAGGAGGCACTTCATCTATGGAGATCCCAAGAAGGTCATCACTGAAGATTTGGTGCAACTAAAGTACCTGGAGTACAGGCAGGTGCTCAACAGTGATCCTCCACGCTATGAATTCCTGTGGGGTCCAAGGTCCCACGCTGAAACCAGCAAGATGAAAATTCTTGAGTTCTTGGCCAAGGTCCATGATACCGTACCCAGTGCCTTCCCATCCCGGTATGAAGAGGCTCTGAGAGATGAAGAAGAGAGAACCTGA